The Echinicola jeungdonensis genome segment ATCATCAATGACCTGGTACACCCAGCCGTGAAAAGAGATTTCCAAGATTGGGCTGCACAACAAAAAAGCCCCTATGTCCTTAAGGAAGCGGCTCTTTTATTTGAATCAGGTTCCTACAAGGAACTGGATAAGGTTATTCATGTCAGTTCTCCATTAAAAATCCGCATGAACAGAATACTATTCCGGGACCCGCACCGGACAGAGGAGCAGGTAAACGCCATCATTGACCGCCAATATGCTGATGAAAAGAAAAATAAAATGGCGGATTATATTATTCGAAATAAAGAAAATAAAATGCTGATCCCCCAGGTTTTGGACATCCATGAGAAGTTACTTTTAGAACTATCAGTTTAAAAGTAGTTATTAAATTTATTCCCAAAATATACTTACCTAATTTCGATTTCAACCCCTGATATTCTATTGCTTCAGGGGATTTGTTGAATCTACCTGAGGGCAGACAGGTCCTTGATTTAAAGAATTCCTAAAGCCTTAAGGGAGGAAGATAGGGGTCCCTGCCCTTTATTCTTTTCCCTATCATATCCCTGAAAATGGTGCGCAACGGTGCTCCAGAGTAATTCATTTCTAGCCCTTAGGCCACATCAATTTTTCAGATTTTGATTTTCTTCCTTCAATCCTGAATAAAAACAATTTGAATAGGGGATTTCAATCAAAATTAATTCTTGAAAATTCGTGGCTTCTAAAAACCCTAAATCTCCATATTGATCTGATCCAGGTAAAATTTCATCCTGGTATGGGCGTGGTTTAAAAAATCAATTTTATCGATTTTATCCAATTTGTGGTTATAAAAAACTTCTATGTATTCATTTTCCAGCAAGTAGAGATTTACTTTATGGCCATAGTATCTTATCCCTACCACAAAGGTTCCTTCTGTGTAGAGCTTATTGATTTTTTTATGCAAAGGTAATTTTATAAAATCTTCCCTAACCATTACTCTTCCTTTCCATTTCCCTGCTGACAACTAAGCCATTGCCAAAACCAAGTTATAAAACTATAAACCTAAAGCTATAACTTCAAATTTCCTGGTTTTATTATTTTCAAATAATTTTTATTCATCCAGCCCCCACAACTTTAGTTACGCAATCTTTGTGTTTAAATATTGATTCAATTCCATTACTTTGGTATAATTGATTCAAAATTCTTTCATTAAAATGCAATTAGGACTAGCACAACATTTTCGAAAATTTTTTATCCCCTTAATTCTTTTGGCTCTTATTGCATTAAGCTCTTGTTCTTCTTCCAAAAGAATTAGGAAAAGCCAAGCCAAACAGGTAGTTAAAACGGCCATGTCCTATCGGGGAACTCCCTATAGATATGGGGGTACCACTCGGTCAGGGTTGGATTGTTCAGCCCTTTTGTACCTTTCCTTCCAAAGTATCGGGGTAAGCTTACCAAGAACTTCAGCAGCACAAAGCAAAGTGGGGAAAAAAGTTTCCATTAAAAAATTGGAAGAAGGGGATGTGGTGTTTTTTGCCACAGGAAGAAGAAAAAACAGGGTCACCCATGCTGGAATAATCACGGAGGCCAATAAAAAAAGGACTCAGTTTATACATTCCAGCTCCTCATTGGGAGTAACGGAGGACAACCTGTTTTCCACCTATTGGTTCAATAAACTGGTTAGGGCCAGAAGAATATTCTAGAAAATATTGTTGTCAATTTGTCGGAAAAATAATGTTTTCAACAATCCATTGAAAAGCAGGTAAAGACTTTAGGAAGTAGCCAATAAAAAGTGCCTTAATAGGAGGAAAAGGAAAAATACAAAACAATTCACTGGCGGTTAAAATCCGGAGAAACAGGATATCTCTTGAAAACTTCCTTTTTTATTTATAAAAAATTGACCTAAAGTGGATTAATTTTTAAAACATACTTTGGTATTAAGCATTATTAGTTAATTTTGCAGTCGAATAACAGAAACGCACAAATTCCTTTTACATTAACATATAAAAATGGCGAATACTGGTAAGATAACTCAGGTAATTGGTCCCGTAGTGGATATCTCCTTCGAAGGGGGGAAATTACCGAATATCCTGGACGCACTAGAAATCACTAAGGAAACCGGCCAAAAGGTAGTTCTGGAGGTCCAGCAACACCTTGGTGAAGACAGAGTAAGAACAATCGCAATGGATTCCTCTGAAGGAATGATGAGAGGTATGGAAGTTACCGACTTGGGTACTCCTATATCTGTTCCCACTGGAGAGGGAATCAAAGGGCGTTTGTTCAATGTGGTAGGGGATACAATTGACGGCCTTCCCCAAGTGGAATCGCAAAGTAAACTTCCTATCCACCGATCTGCTCCTAAATTTGAAGATCTTTCCACTTCCCAAGAAGTGCTTTTTACAGGGATCAAAGTTATCGACCTTATCGAACCTTATGCCAAAGGGGGTAAAATTGGTCTCTTTGGTGGTGCCGGTGTAGGTAAAACCGTATTGATCCAGGAGTTGATCAACAATATCGCCAAAGCATATTCTGGTCTTTCTGTATTTGCAGGGGTTGGAGAAAGAACCCGTGAAGGAAATGACCTTCTTAGAGAGATGATCGAGTCAGGCATTGTAACTTACGGTGATGACTTCCTAGAATCCCTTGAAAAAGAAGGGGGATGGGATCTTTCTAAAGTGGACCTCAATAAATTAAAAGATTCAAAAGCAACATTCGTATTCGGTCAGATGAATGAGCCTCCTGGTGCCCGTGCCAGAGTCGCCCTGACCGGTCTTACACTTGCTGAATATTACCGTGATGGTGAAGGAGAAGGCGCCGGTAAAGATATCCTATTCTTTATCGATAACATCTTCCGATTTACTCAGGCAGGTTCTGAGGTATCCGCCCTTCTTGGACGTATGCCTTCAGCTGTGGGTTACCAGCCAACTTTGGCCACTGAAATGGGTGCCATGCAGGAGCGAATCACTTCTACCAAGAATGGTTCCATTACTTCCGTACAGGCCGTTTACGTACCTGCGGATGACTTGACTGACCCAGCCCCGGCAACCACCTTTGCCCACTTGGATGCTACTACAGTAC includes the following:
- the coaE gene encoding dephospho-CoA kinase (Dephospho-CoA kinase (CoaE) performs the final step in coenzyme A biosynthesis.), translating into MTKNTPILVGITGGIGAGKSTAAKIFNTLGIPIYYADERAKWLMENDNNLISGIKNAFGNNSYLENGKLNKPFLAGEVFSDLEKTKIINDLVHPAVKRDFQDWAAQQKSPYVLKEAALLFESGSYKELDKVIHVSSPLKIRMNRILFRDPHRTEEQVNAIIDRQYADEKKNKMADYIIRNKENKMLIPQVLDIHEKLLLELSV
- a CDS encoding C40 family peptidase gives rise to the protein MQLGLAQHFRKFFIPLILLALIALSSCSSSKRIRKSQAKQVVKTAMSYRGTPYRYGGTTRSGLDCSALLYLSFQSIGVSLPRTSAAQSKVGKKVSIKKLEEGDVVFFATGRRKNRVTHAGIITEANKKRTQFIHSSSSLGVTEDNLFSTYWFNKLVRARRIF
- the atpD gene encoding F0F1 ATP synthase subunit beta gives rise to the protein MANTGKITQVIGPVVDISFEGGKLPNILDALEITKETGQKVVLEVQQHLGEDRVRTIAMDSSEGMMRGMEVTDLGTPISVPTGEGIKGRLFNVVGDTIDGLPQVESQSKLPIHRSAPKFEDLSTSQEVLFTGIKVIDLIEPYAKGGKIGLFGGAGVGKTVLIQELINNIAKAYSGLSVFAGVGERTREGNDLLREMIESGIVTYGDDFLESLEKEGGWDLSKVDLNKLKDSKATFVFGQMNEPPGARARVALTGLTLAEYYRDGEGEGAGKDILFFIDNIFRFTQAGSEVSALLGRMPSAVGYQPTLATEMGAMQERITSTKNGSITSVQAVYVPADDLTDPAPATTFAHLDATTVLSRKIAELGIYPAVDPLDSTSRILEPGILGNEHYDCATRVKELLQRYKELQDIIAILGMEELSEEDKLVVHRARRVQRFLSQPFHVAEQFTGLKGVLVDIKDTIKGFNMIMDGELDHLPEAAFNLVGNIDDAIAKGEKMLAEVK